From the Priestia aryabhattai genome, one window contains:
- a CDS encoding SDR family oxidoreductase, with protein sequence MKVLVIGANGQVGKHIVNILSESDVHTVRAMVRKEEQAKELEARGVETAVASLEGTVHEIKEVMKGCDAVIFSAGSGGSTGHDKTLLIDLDGAVKAMEAAEDLGIKRFVMVSALQAHHRENWNTSLIPYYVAKHYADKILEASGLTYTIVRPGGLLNEPGTGRVDAGENKERGSIPREDVARVVVETLSEDHTFGRSFDLVSGDTPITEAIQSI encoded by the coding sequence ATGAAAGTTCTTGTAATTGGTGCGAATGGTCAAGTAGGCAAACATATTGTAAATATCTTGAGTGAAAGTGATGTACACACTGTACGTGCGATGGTTCGTAAAGAAGAACAAGCAAAAGAACTTGAAGCAAGAGGTGTTGAAACGGCTGTTGCAAGCTTAGAAGGCACTGTACATGAAATTAAGGAAGTGATGAAAGGCTGTGACGCCGTTATCTTTAGCGCAGGATCAGGCGGAAGCACAGGTCATGATAAGACACTTTTAATTGATTTAGATGGTGCGGTAAAAGCGATGGAAGCTGCAGAAGATTTAGGTATTAAACGATTTGTGATGGTAAGTGCACTTCAAGCACATCACCGTGAAAACTGGAATACATCATTAATTCCTTACTATGTAGCTAAACATTATGCAGATAAAATCTTAGAAGCAAGCGGATTAACATATACAATTGTTCGCCCAGGAGGATTGTTAAACGAACCAGGAACAGGACGTGTAGATGCCGGTGAGAACAAAGAGCGCGGATCAATTCCTCGTGAAGATGTAGCGCGTGTTGTAGTAGAAACGTTAAGTGAAGATCATACATTTGGACGTTCTTTTGATTTAGTTTCAGGTGATACGCCTATCACAGAGGCTATTCAATCTATTTAA